One window of the Candidatus Binatia bacterium genome contains the following:
- a CDS encoding phosphoenolpyruvate carboxykinase (GTP), translating to MSYTVNNEKLKTWVRDTAEICRPDSVYWCDGGKQEYDRLMAQMVEGGMGVALKARRNSFLFRSDPSDVARTEDRTYIATPSKDEAGPTNNWIEPAELKRTMTELYKGCMNGRTMYVIPFSMGPIGSPIAKIGVEITDSPYVVCNMHIMTRMGAKVVEALGPKGEFIPCLHSVGAPLAKGQKDSTWPYAPMDKKYISHFPEENLIWSYGSGYGGNALLGKKCLALRIASAMAKREGWMAEHMLIMRLTNPTGKQYHVAAAFPSACGKTNLAMLVPTIPGWKCETIGEDIAWMKIGPDGRLRAINPESGFFGVAPGTSRQSNPIAMDTLKENVIYTNCALTDDGDIWWEGMNGPPPKHAIDWRGRDWSPAAKEPAAHPNARFTVAAAQCPSISKDWEKPEGVPIDIFIFGGRRSSVVPLVTESFDWDHGVFLGATAASETTAAVIGKVGVLRRDPFAMTPFCGYNMADYFSHWFDMGDKLGAKAPRIFYVNWFRKSPDGRWLWPGFGDNSRVLKWMCERLEGKAGGKKTPIGYLPSETDIDLRGLEIPPENIKELLKFDLGDWKAEIPDIEKHFAQFGKRLPKRLSKQLSELVDRLKHAE from the coding sequence ATGTCATATACGGTGAACAACGAAAAACTGAAGACCTGGGTCCGCGACACGGCCGAAATCTGCCGACCCGACTCCGTTTATTGGTGCGACGGCGGCAAGCAAGAGTACGACCGGCTCATGGCGCAGATGGTCGAAGGCGGGATGGGCGTCGCGTTGAAAGCGCGGCGCAATAGTTTTCTGTTCCGCTCCGATCCCAGCGACGTGGCCCGGACCGAGGACCGCACTTATATAGCGACGCCGTCCAAGGACGAAGCCGGCCCGACGAACAATTGGATCGAACCCGCCGAGCTCAAGCGGACGATGACGGAGCTATATAAAGGATGCATGAACGGCCGCACGATGTACGTGATCCCTTTTTCGATGGGTCCGATCGGCTCGCCGATCGCCAAGATAGGCGTGGAGATCACCGATAGCCCGTACGTCGTTTGCAATATGCACATCATGACGCGCATGGGCGCGAAGGTCGTCGAAGCTCTCGGCCCCAAAGGCGAATTCATTCCCTGCCTCCACTCGGTCGGCGCGCCGCTCGCGAAAGGCCAAAAAGATTCCACCTGGCCTTACGCGCCGATGGACAAGAAATACATCAGCCATTTTCCCGAGGAGAATTTGATCTGGTCGTACGGCTCCGGCTACGGCGGCAACGCCTTACTGGGGAAGAAATGCCTCGCGCTGCGCATCGCTTCCGCCATGGCGAAGCGCGAAGGCTGGATGGCCGAGCACATGTTGATCATGCGGCTCACCAATCCCACGGGCAAGCAGTATCACGTCGCGGCGGCGTTTCCGTCGGCCTGCGGCAAGACCAATCTCGCGATGCTCGTGCCGACTATCCCGGGCTGGAAATGCGAGACCATCGGCGAGGATATCGCCTGGATGAAGATCGGGCCGGACGGCCGGCTCCGCGCGATCAATCCCGAGAGCGGGTTCTTCGGCGTCGCTCCGGGAACGTCGCGCCAATCCAATCCGATTGCGATGGACACGCTGAAGGAAAACGTGATCTACACCAACTGCGCGCTCACCGACGACGGCGATATATGGTGGGAGGGAATGAACGGGCCGCCGCCCAAGCACGCCATCGACTGGCGCGGCCGCGACTGGTCGCCCGCGGCGAAGGAGCCGGCGGCGCATCCGAACGCGCGCTTCACGGTGGCCGCCGCTCAGTGTCCGTCCATATCGAAGGACTGGGAGAAGCCCGAAGGCGTGCCGATCGACATTTTTATTTTCGGCGGCCGGCGCTCCAGCGTCGTCCCGCTTGTGACCGAGTCGTTCGACTGGGATCACGGCGTTTTTCTCGGCGCGACCGCCGCGTCCGAGACGACGGCGGCGGTTATCGGCAAGGTCGGCGTTCTCCGGCGCGATCCTTTCGCCATGACGCCGTTTTGCGGCTACAATATGGCGGATTATTTCTCGCACTGGTTCGACATGGGCGACAAGCTGGGGGCCAAGGCGCCGCGCATCTTCTACGTCAACTGGTTCCGCAAGAGCCCCGACGGCCGGTGGCTGTGGCCCGGATTCGGCGACAACAGCCGGGTTCTCAAGTGGATGTGCGAGCGGCTCGAAGGGAAAGCCGGCGGAAAAAAGACGCCGATCGGCTATTTGCCGAGCGAGACCGACATCGATCTGCGCGGCCTGGAGATCCCGCCTGAGAATATCAAGGAGCTTCTCAAGTTCGATCTCGGCGACTGGAAAGCGGAGATTCCGGACATCGAGAAGCACTTTGCCCAGTTCGGCAAGCGGCTGCCTAAACGGCTGAGCAAGCAATTATCCGAGCTGGTTGATCGCTTGAAGCATGCCGAATGA